CCCGGCGAAGAATTCCATGCATTAAAGCAAACGGTCGACGCCTTCTCCGGCCTGCCCAAGGGCATGGACAGCCTAGTTCTGGGCCTGCCGCTGCTGGCCGAACCGGATGACGTCGAAACTTGCGCCAAGGCCATTTATGCCAGCCTACCGCCTGAACGCAAAAAGAGCGAGGCCGTCATCCTCATGGGGCACGGCACCCATCATCCCGCCAACATCTATTATCCCGGCCTGCAGTATTCCCTGAACAGGCTCGATCCGCTGGTGCTGGTCGGCACCGTCGAAGGCACGCCATCGCTGGACGACGTGCGGCAGGCGCTCAAAAAAAGCGCGGTATCGAAAGTCTATCTCCTGCCCTTCATGGCTGTGGCCGGGGACCATGCGCTCAACGACATGGCCGGTGACGAAGACGACTCCTGGAAATCCTTGCTCACGACCGACGGCCTGACCTGCGTTCCCGTCCTGCGCGGAACCGCGCAGATCCCCGCTTTCGTCGACCTCTGGCTGGATCATCTGCAGGCGGCCCTGGAGCGCCTGCCCTAGTCCCATGAACGACACGCGACACATTCGGGCATGGCTGGCCATGGCGGCCGCCGTGCCCCTTTCCATCTACGCGGCCCTGTTTTTCGGATCCTACCCGTTGTCCGCCGACGCCATCCACCAGGCTATCGGCACCATGATTCATGGTCAGGCCGAAACCCAGACACTG
This DNA window, taken from Desulfomicrobium sp. ZS1, encodes the following:
- a CDS encoding sirohydrochlorin cobaltochelatase; translation: MFKASHVCGLFLFFFLLALCGPAVAGHKERPPKKGILLVAFGTTVPEARSALDHIGEKAAQRFSGLEIRWAYSSRIVREKLAAQGQHFDSPAMALARMMDDGFTHVAVQSLHTIPGEEFHALKQTVDAFSGLPKGMDSLVLGLPLLAEPDDVETCAKAIYASLPPERKKSEAVILMGHGTHHPANIYYPGLQYSLNRLDPLVLVGTVEGTPSLDDVRQALKKSAVSKVYLLPFMAVAGDHALNDMAGDEDDSWKSLLTTDGLTCVPVLRGTAQIPAFVDLWLDHLQAALERLP